The Antechinus flavipes isolate AdamAnt ecotype Samford, QLD, Australia chromosome 5, AdamAnt_v2, whole genome shotgun sequence DNA segment GCAGAAATTTTGTATCACATGTAAATTGACCATCTAGCAAATACTCCATTGCCTACTATTTAATCCTAGAGTGGGCCTGTTGTTTTTTTGAACCCAGCCCTTAGAAATTTGCATTTATACTGATAGTGTGTCTTTTTTGATACTCCCCTCCTGCAGAAAATTGTTCTGCTGTCACAAGCACATTCTCAACGAGCTTATAATATAGTGAGAGAAACAATAATATGTACAAACTTCTCTCAAGGGTTCCTTTCCTGGCCACTCTTAAATTGTTCCTTTCCCCAAACATCCCTCTGCTCCCTGAAAACTTTTCTGTTTTaaattggggggaaggggaaggagagggaggaagttaACATAATTACTATCTCCCAACAGAAAACCTTTAAATGTTCcttaacaacaataatgatgtCCATTAATATGGGATCTTTTGGTTTCCAATGTGTTTTCACACGCATGATTTCAGTACATTTGTTACTTCCTGATTGATGAGATCTCACTACCCCTCATTACTGCAAATATGATTATACAGTTTAATAGAGAAACTGAGATTAGCCAAGTCACACAGCTGCTAGAAGatagaacccagatcttcctgattccaataaAAAGATTCTACTTCACCAAGATTACTTTTGCTAGGTGCCTTGAACAGTGCTAGATAGGGTAGGTGACAAAAAGTCCATAAGCCATGATTCTCACATTCCAGAGGAGTTTGGAATGGGAAATAGCAGAAAGTTTGGGGATGCAAATGGGGATTGACATGTTTTAGGAATAGTGAGGAAACTGGGTTGGATGGACAGGGCACTCCTTAGTAGAAGCTAAGGTTGAGTCAATAGTAGGTCACCTGCCAAGCCTTTCAGAAAGCTTTGGTTAGCAGTaggaaaacaaattcctatgGAGAGAGGAGGGACAGAACACACTTCTCAGGGCTCAGCTTTGCCAGAAGCCTCAAGGACCAGTCCCACCCTCAGTCTCACTAATTTCTTTTCCCTCACTCActtctacctcttttttttttttttaaatagctttttatttacaagttatatgcatgggtaattttaaagcattgacaattgccaaaccttttgttccaatttttcccctccttccccccgcccctcccctagatggtaggatgaccagtagatgttaaatatattaaagtataaattagatacacaataagtatacatgaccaaaccattattttgttatgcaaaaagaatcggactctgaaatattgtacaattagcttgtgaaggaactaaaaaatgcaggcaggcaaaaatatagggattgggaattctatgtaatggttcttagtcatctcccagagttctttccctgggtgtagctggttcagttcattactgcgcCATTgtaactgatttgattcatctcattgctggagatggtcaggtccatcagaactgatcatcatatagtattgttgttgaagtatataatgatctcctggccctgctcgtttcactcagcataagttcatgtaagtctctccaggcctttctgaaatcctcctgctggtcatttcttacagaacaataatattccgtaacattcatagaccacaatttactcagtcattctcaaattgatggggcatccactcggtttccagtttctggccactacaaacagggctgctacaaacattttggcacatacaggtccctttcccttctttaaaatctctttgggatatatgcccaatagaaacactgctaggtcaaagggtatgcacagtttgataactttttgagcatagttccaaattgctctccagaatgcacagttccaccaacaatgtactggtgtcccttttttcccacatccccttcaacattccacattatctttccctgtcattctagccagtctgacaggtgtgttcaCTTCTACCTCTTGTCTCTGTCAGTCCTGCTTGGGCCTACTGGGCCTTCTCCTCATCTAAATCTCTAGAATCCTGTGAACAAAACAAGACCCCACAGCGCCTGGTGCTGCTTGAAAAGCAGCCTTAACTTTATTTTACTGAAAAGAGTAAAGGCTAAAAGAGGTAGATCAGGGAAGGCCAAACGGTGGAAGAAGTAAAGGCTCCAGACTTCGCAGACTTCTATGTTTGAAGGGTAGTTATCTTATCAGGTCTAAGGAGGTGGCTTTTCAAAGGTTTAACTTTGCTGAAGGAGGGAGAAGGTATCCTCTTATCTAGAAATCTTCATTTGAGAGATCAATTGCACTAGAAAAGGTGGTCAGACCTTTGGAAACACCTTCTACTTCTTAGGGAATAAAGGGACCACGGGTGATTTCGAGAGCAGTGGAATGTTTTTCCTGGACatcatggaaaaataatatttagagcTATAAAGGACCTTGAAGATCATTTAGCAAGAGTTCTTAGCTTAGACactgtatttttaatttgttctttttctagctttcttagttgtatgtccaattcattgatcttctctttctctatgtaagtaagcatctagagatacaaaacttcccctaagaactgctttggctacattccataaattttggtatgttatctcttttattgggtcttatgtatttttttaaaatttggataaCCATCaatattgatttcctttgtttttatatgtttaaaaacattacttTGAAAAGTGATCCATAGGTGCAATCCAAAGGGCTCatggtacaagaaaaatcaagatccTCTgatagtccaactccttcatttataaatgaggccAGAAGGGTGAGCTCCATTTCCTAGCTAATAAACTATAGTCAGGATTTCACAGGAGCATAGATTAATCAATCAGCaggcttttattaagtgtctacccTGTAAGGTTACACATACAAATGAGATGATCccttctttcaaggaatttacacaattcttttgaggtttctttgaaaatattcctTTCATCATATCAGCTTGATCATATTCCACCATCTCAGTGGACTCTCCTCCTCTATGGAGTCTCCTCGAGTTAAGCCCTTCATAGCTTGTCCTTGCTTCTGAATTTCCATGGGACTTCCAGTAGGGCCCCACGCTCCCCTCAGAACTGTTTTCTGTGGAAGCATGTTTAAGGAGAGGCGACAAACCATTTTTGTGACCATGGATGAGCCTGTATTATTCTCAGGTCTTGATTTCCTTATATGAAAAATGAGGAGTCCTTCCCAGAACCTAGAAAAATTCCCAAGATGGGTTCCTGGTAGGTGTGAACTGAAGCTAATTGTGGTGCTGGTGCTTGCTAACCCCTCAGCAGAATCTTCTGCTCTTCGCAGGGCTCTGGGGCCTGGTGAACAATGCTGGCGTCTCCTTGCCCTCGGCCCCCAACGAGTGGCTGAACATAGAGGACTTCCTGAAAGTGCTCAGTGTGAACCTCATTGGACTGATTGAGGTGACCCTGAGTCTGCTTCCCCTGGTGAGGAAGGCCCGGGGCAGGATTGTCAGCATGTCCAGTGTGATGGGCCGCCTGTCTCTCTTTGGGGGTGGCTACTGCATTTCTAAGTACGGGGTGGAGGCTTTCTCCGACAGTCTCAGGTAAGGCCCTACTCCCTCTGAAACCTTCCCTGAGCCCGAGAGGGCTTACAGGCCCTTTTTCTTTACACTCCCTTCTCCATGGTTCCCCCAAGTCCTTGTATCATCCCTTTTGTCCTAGTTACCTCCCACtgctaataaaatcataaaaatggggatagtgttaataatatgtttgtatatttctttGGGCTCTTCAGAGTACTTTCCTCATAATGGCCCTGTAAGATAGGCATGATAATCATTATTCAGAAGCGGTGAGGGGACTCGACAACAAGTGTGCCTGGTGCTCAGAGCCCATTGGCAGACGAGATTTTTCCAGGTTTCCATCACAGCCCTTAGAGGCAGTTTAAAGGGTAtgtgaacctgaacaagtcacaAACTCTCAGAGCCTTGGTAGcatcatctgtagaatggggccAACAATATTTATAAGACCTACCTTACAGAGGAAAGTACTCATAAACATCCCAacctctcccatcccctccctccctggTCCCCAGCCTCTTCTTTCAGAGCCTTTCAGATCAAGCTCCAGTTCTGTCCCTCCCATAGGCGGGAACTCTGCTACTTTGGGGTGAAGGTGGCCATGGTGGAGCCTGGTTTCTTCAAGACCAACATCACCAACGAGAAGATTTTTTCCCAGAGCTACCACGAGCTATGGGATCGCTTAGACCCTGAAGTCAGGCAGTGTTATGGCCAGAAGTTCTTGGATGCCTGTGAGTCATCCCCTTCCATGAAGGGCCCTGGGCTggctggaggagggagagagaaagggagatcaTCCCCCTCCATGCCAGCAAGCCCCACAGGCTCCGGAGCTAGAGGAACTGAGCCATGTGAATCCAGAAGAAATGAAACAGGAGGGCGTAAAGGAGGAATATCAGAGGTGTTATGGAAATCATGGAAtccaacattttacagatggggaaaaggaggcCCTAAGAGACTAGGTGGCTCCCAGTTGTAAACAGAACTAGGATTAGAATACAAAACTCCTGACCTCTCCTATAATCACACAGAAGTGCTCCatcaggcaacaagcatttattaagcacctgctgtgtgctagACACTGCTAAGAGGAGcagaaaagggaataagcatttatatggcacctatTACTTACCAGCTCTGCACTgagaggttttattttattttattttatttttttgcttttttacgaATACTCAGTCCTCACAACACCCCTGCAAGGTAGTAGCTAACTGCTCCcatttatatcttatttattgtttaccaagcactgtgctaagcactttatcaTTATCATCCCTTTGGGCACTTACAATCatcctgggaggtgggtgctactgtgatattcattttctagttgaggagactgaggcaaacaaaagttactAGCCCAAGCTTGCAGAACTAGAGAAAGTCTGTGACCAAACATGAACTCCAGACTTGCTGACTCATAACTCAggattagattgtgaactcctcacagcaaatagatatagatatatagataatgagatatatatataatgatagtGAAAATTATCATTATATAAGGTCCCAAGctgctttctccttttcttggTTGCACACCAAGGAAGCTGAGAATAGGTACACAGTCTGGGGAATGCAGGTTCACTTCTGGGCCTGAGCTATGGGAGGGAATGTGACTTCTGCCAATCCAAACAAGGACTAGGATTTTGTCACCTTATTCCAAAGGTCATGCAAAAGCAGAGGGAAGAGTGAAGAAGAATGCTGGGCAGTACAGTCCAAACAGAGTTAACCATccccttttcattctctttctctcacagtTCTCCAATCTACTCATGACATGCAGAATTTCTGCCAACCAGATCTCTCCCTGGTGACCAACTGTCTGGAGCACGCCTTGACCTCTCGTCATCCACGTACCCGCTACTCAGCCAGCTGGGATGCCACTCTGTTCTTTATTCCCCTATCCTACTTGCCCACTAGACTAGTGGATTATCTTATTTCGTGGAATTATCCCAAGCCTGCCTGTGCCTTGTGATGACATGGGGAGATGGAAGGAGTAGCAAATGATAAGGCAAGAGGAGAAGCAGTTTGTAAGTCAGAGTTTGGTGTGCAGGAGGCAGAGGAGGAGTCCTAGAGAGAATAAAATCCAGTAAGCATCTGTTGAGTACCTATTATGCACAAGATTCTGTCCTAGGCACTGGTGGGAATGTGAAGATGCGTAAGACCTGGTTCCTACCCTTAGTAATAATACTACTAATAAAATAGCATTtgcaaaatacaaatattatctcatttaatcatcacaacAACTGGGGGGGAGggatagattctattattatcctcactttatagatgaggaaactgaggctaggtgATTTTTCCAGGGCCACACCGCTCACAAGTTCCTGAAGCTTGATTTGAATGTTGGTCTTTCTGATTTGGGTCCAACACTTGATACATTGAGCCATCTAGCAGCCTTGAGGAGATTAGCAGAATAGGAAAGACACAGACATAAATAACTGTGATACAAGGCAGAATGATGGTAAAATCCcagaggaggaggaagcagaTGGATGTTCCCAGAAGAGAAAGCACAGGTGTCCAGAGAGCAGAGTGGGATAGCCTACCTGAGACAGACCAATAACCTGCTACTAGTGGTTCTTCCCCTCAAGAATGtgccttctcttttcacttctcttCCTACATTCTCTTACTTGGGAACCTCATCTACTCAGAGTGGCTGTTGTTCTCTCTATCCAGCTGACTCGCAGTTCTCAGAGACTCTCTCCACTGAGCTTTCACATGACCAATTTACTGGGATGACCTAATAGCACCTCAGATTTAGCCTATTTAAAATGGAATGAATCACTTTGCTCCCTGAAGGCAGATCTCCAAACTTAGTTCAATGTCTCACACATAGTGTGGGTGCTTACTAAGTACTGAATGATTGGCTGATTGATTGGAGTTTTCCTGTCTGGGTGATTATACCACCACCAAATCTCATGTTCCAAATCTCAGAATCTAGTAGACATCTAGAACTGAATGTCCTATGGGCTGTCCAGTTGTTTTTCAGTAGTATCTGACTCTGTGACATAAATGTCGGAAGTTATATTatccttaaggtttgcaaagcattttacttaCTGATATTATTTAGTCCATGATTCAAGGACCCTTATAGCCTTGAATTCGGACAGGCTGGGTTTATTCATCATGGGGGTTAACCCCTACC contains these protein-coding regions:
- the RDH16 gene encoding retinol dehydrogenase 16; this translates as MWLYVACLIGLYHLFRWYQEKQVVSNLEDKYVFITGCDSGFGNQLAKQLDLRGLKVLAACLTEKGAEQLRHQTSDRVETVILDVTKTESITAAAQWVKERVGNKGLWGLVNNAGVSLPSAPNEWLNIEDFLKVLSVNLIGLIEVTLSLLPLVRKARGRIVSMSSVMGRLSLFGGGYCISKYGVEAFSDSLRRELCYFGVKVAMVEPGFFKTNITNEKIFSQSYHELWDRLDPEVRQCYGQKFLDAFLQSTHDMQNFCQPDLSLVTNCLEHALTSRHPRTRYSASWDATLFFIPLSYLPTRLVDYLISWNYPKPACAL